Proteins encoded within one genomic window of Vespula vulgaris chromosome 16, iyVesVulg1.1, whole genome shotgun sequence:
- the LOC127069814 gene encoding armadillo repeat-containing protein 3 has translation MENTPDPKLFADAFDVVICFADILVGRKALYLNGIVEHLINTLEKNVQPDMYPTICYGIGKMALYGPAAQKLSNENVIKNILNILKNDNLKWLTRNSAIFALNELFNYNVDNCKNFLQLRGEEYLTWLIKQPYENVPLEIRLLAVQTLITIGHHSTLRNLMIKENTIDALCTLFEAYCSTMDELKVLSCQALSMFCIDNIGRDAFLKVQGSSRLHYLLSDLHSIPVRNAAVQLVQLLSVDPVLANVFVQTKYLSYMLNNRVSSRVIPSWDTCIEALFNSHLPAKFAFTGRLSLHDITKDGFYVLRQNVCPFPVLNDLFRFKLCPLEPVYVVNTARSYSTIPTNNISEKDIEDAKNLIVKENASKGIFVSDKVLNSWLHLMFGRLQLDPYLCEYIELLKCKLVAMESKDLIINEEPNLINISNIASRAKMLAEFVARQMSGPDPSSTCMDHQLEVHLKEIKESIGTSVIPLGQLRVGSYLERAVLFKVLADKICLPTALVRGEYGTTWVEIAIPQIEVPPEDTCFSKYLTKEGPCTDWIVRNITLENKSSKKSLSEDQNVSNIVVPQKLQQSIFPTKLMKPNVIVDLIEKPGQFIPIHSELGKRYRSKKIVCDLICDLPGS, from the exons ATGGAAAATACACCAGATCCAAAACTTTTTGCGGACGCTTTTGATGTTGTTATTTGTTTTGCTGATATTCTTGTTGGAAGAAAG gCATTATATTTGAATGGAATTGTCGAACATTTGATTaatacgttagaaaaaaatgtacaacCTGATATGTACCCAACAATTTGTTATGGTATTGGTAAAATGGCTTTATATGGTCCTGCTGCTCAAAAGTTATCCAACGAAAATGTTATCAAGAACATTTTAA atatattaaagaatgataatttaaaatgGCTTACGAGGAACTCGGCAATATTTGCGCTCaatgaattattcaattaCAACGTGGATAATTGCAAGAATTTCTTACAACTACGTGGTGaa gaaTATTTAACATGGCTGATTAAACAACCTTACGAAAATGTACCATTAGAAATTCGATTGTTAGCTGTTCAAACATTGATCACTATAGGACATCATTCGACACTGAGGAATTTaatgattaaagaaaatactatAGATGCTTTGTGTACATTATTCGAGGCAT ATTGTTCAACTATGGACGAATTGAAAGTACTTTCTTGCCAAGCCCTTTCAATGTTCTGTATTGATAACATTGGAAGAGATGCATTTCTCAAAGTTCAGGGTTCGTCTAGATTACATTATTTACTCTCAGATTTGCATTCTATTCCGGTAAGAAATGCTGCAGTTCAATTGGTTCAATTATTAAGTGTTGATCCAGTTTTGGCAAATGTATTTGTACAGACAAAGTATTTGTCCTA cATGTTAAATAATCGAGTCTCGTCAAGGGTCATACCTTCATGGGATACTTGTATAGAAGCTCTTTTTAATTCTCATTTACCAGCCAAATTTGCATTCACTGGTCGACTTTCATTACACGATATAACTAAAGATGGTTTTTATGTTTTACGTCAGAACGTTTGTCC ATTCCCTGTActaaacgatttatttcgtttcaaatTGTGTCCCTTGGAACCTGTTTATGTAGTGAATACAGCACGATCTTATTCCACGATTCctacaaataatattagtgAAAAAGACATAGAgg atGCTAAAAATTTGATTGTAAAAGAGAATGCTTCGAAAGGAATATTTGTTTCAGACAAAGTTTTAAATAGTTGGTTGCATTTAATGTTTGGTCGATTGCAATTAGATCCATATCTCTGTGAATATATTGAACTTTTAAAGTGCAAATTGGTAGCTATGGAATCGAAAGATTT aataattaatgaagAACCAAATTTGATAAACATTAGTAACATCGCATCGCGTGCAAAAATGTTGGCCGAGTTCGTCGCACGTCAAATGTCAGGACCTGACCCTAGTAGCACGTGCATGGATCATCAATTAGAAGTCCACTTAAAAGAGATCAAAGAATCCATAGGAACAAGCGTGATTCCTCTCGGACAGCTGCGTGTCGGTTCTTATCTAGAAAGAGCAGTACTTTTTAAAGTATTAGCTGATAAAATATGTCTTCCAACCGCTTTAGTACGAGGAGAATACGGAACCACTTGGGTGGAGATTGCTATACCAcaa atcgAGGTACCACCCGAAGACACTTGCTTTTCCAAATATCTAACGAAAGAAGGACCATGTACCGATTGGATCGtaagaaatattacattagaaaataaatcatcgaAGAAATCATTGTCTGAGGATCAAAATGTAAGCAATATCGTCGTACCTCAGAAATTACAACAATCAATCTTTCCAACAAAGTTAATGAAACCTAACGTTATAGTAGATTTGATAGAAAAACCTGGTCAATTTATACCAATCCATAGCGAGTTGGGTAAAAGAtatagaagtaaaaaaatcGTTTGTGATTTGATATGTGATTTGCCTGGATCATAA
- the LOC127069815 gene encoding uncharacterized protein DDB_G0271670-like encodes MTTVLSDEDGGNAMKLKQKLLNRSNVKEETRSFLNFSRENLSISQADLERGFNKQRFRPNKYTVLSTAALLIALLCFALETWKLRCSLVNSREIEELKRDVKSLKHRFLQQDLLDELKAFEEQLYAGESADEEDPGEVDIDNAEYDSNYDDESSSSSSSSSSLSSSSSSSSSHDYSGDYRTLSIISKNSDISKAATKSTITKTKISTSTSTSTSMSTDFESTSTQDPVSDKALVELFAALRKAEAKQGEKFEKNVRESHRNLERERLENVDLLGNKDDNLKERFDGLRKKEKNPDAINFDPIKRKRSIREENNSDDAVTNRTSRQRNQTRKLALSRHRFHNDESGRAAINDRSLPESITSLERHPPKKFNSHTHPETSRAFPSSRYDDDSLSDEIARSTLQLDEGEKDYANWKQAHDNMEISNVSKGLRRVVNRRHLRAPRQICATHYGADSILFSEDDEHTGNGRARHGNGIFKAWRPTDWVSDLGMNKYFALASDGRLTVYESGLYLVYAQIHYLDEHDENGFHLLVNNRPLFQCTIFSPSVGHKSRSCFSAQVTILQAGDVLILKDIGIDRYTLFQHDKSFFGLVKLGESRQQRHPSTQLPP; translated from the exons atgaCTACGGTATTGTCCGACGAAGATGGGGGAAACGCTATgaaattgaaacaaaaacTTTTGAATCGTTCGAATGTCAAGGAAGAAACGCgttcctttttaaatttttctcgTGAAAATTTGAGTATTTCGCAGGCTGATTTAGAAAGGGGCTTTAATAAACAACGTTTCAGACCAAACAAATACACTGTATTAAGTACAGCCGCGCTGTTAATAGCACTTTTATGTTTCGCTTTGGAAACATGGAAATTGCGTTGTTCGTTGGTGAATTCACGTGAGATTGAAGAATTGAAAAGAGATGTTAAAAGTCTTAAGCATAGATTTTTACAACAAGATCTTTTGGACGAATTGAAGGCGTTCGAAGAACAG CTTTATGCTGGAGAATCTGCTGACGAGGAAGATCCCGGAGAGGTAGATATCGATAACGCAGAATACGATTCGAATTACGATGACGAGtcttcatcctcatcctcgtcatcttcgtcattgtcttcgtcctcgtcatcgtcgtcgtcgcacGATTATTCCGGTGATTATCGCACCTTATCCATAATTTCAAAGAACTCTGATATTTCTAAAGCAGCTACTAAgtcaacaataacaaaaacaaaaatatctacGTCGACGTCAACGTCGACGTCGATGTCCACCGATTTCGAATCAACGTCTACTCAAGATCCTGTTTCGGATAAAGCTTTGGTAGAACTATTTGCTGCATTAAGAAAAGCCGAAGCTAAGCAAggtgaaaaatttgaaaaaaatgtccGTGAAAGTCATCGTAATCTCGAACGTGAACGTTTGGAGAACGTCGATTTACTCGGGAACAAGGATgacaatttaaaagaaagatttgacggtcttcgtaaaaaagaaaaaaatcctgACGCCATTAATTTCGATCCGATTAAGAGGAAAAGATCgataagagaggaaaataattCGGACGATGCTGTTACGAACAGGACTTCTCGTCAGAGAAATCAAACGAGGAAACTCGCATTATCGAGACATCGTTTTCACAACGATGAATCCGGAAGAGCTGCGATTAACGATCGATCTCTACCCGA ATCGATCACTTCCTTGGAAAGGCATCCTCCAAAGAAATTCAACTCCCACACGCATCCGGAAACGTCTCGGGCGTTTCCTTCGAGTCGCTACGATGACGATAGTTTAAGCGACGAAATTGCTCGATCAACTCTGCAACTTgatgaaggagaaaaggatTATGCCAATTGGAAACAAGCTCACGACAATATg gaGATCTCAAACGTTTCTAAAGGATTACGTCGAGTGGTTAATAGACGTCATTTGAGAGCACCTCGTCAGATTTGTGCAACTCATTATGGCGCCGACAGCATACTTTTCTCCGAAGACGATGAACATACTGGTAATGGCAGAGCTCGTCACGGAAATGGTATCTTCAAAGCTTGGAGACCAACTGATTGGGTATCAGATTTAGgcatgaataaatattttgcttTAGCCAGTGACGGTAGACTTACTGTCTACGAGTCAGGATTATATTTGGTTTATGCACAAATTCATTATTTGGATGAACACGATGAAAATGGTTTTCATTTACTGGTAAACAACAGACCTTTGTTTCAATGCAcg atCTTTAGTCCAAGCGTTGGTCATAAAAGTCGATCTTGTTTCTCGGCTCAAGTAACTATTCTTCAAGCTGGAGATGTTTTGATTCTTAAAGACATtggtatagatagatatactcTTTTCCAACACGATAAAAGTTTCTTTGGTTTGGTAAAATTAGGAGAGTCTAGACAGCAGAGGCATCCATCAACACAATTACCGCCATAG